Proteins found in one Phocoena sinus isolate mPhoSin1 chromosome 5, mPhoSin1.pri, whole genome shotgun sequence genomic segment:
- the NEUROG2 gene encoding neurogenin-2 translates to MFVKSETLELKEEEDVLVLLGSASPVSAALTPLSSSADEEEEEELGASGGARRQRGVGAGAGARAGSPGGAEGCRPARLLGLVHECKRRPSRARAVSRGAKTAETVQRIKKTRRLKANNRERNRMHNLNAALDALREVLPTFPEDAKLTKIETLRFAHNYIWALTETLRLADHCGGGGGGGGLPGALFSEAVLLSPGGSSAALSNSGDSPSPASTWSCTNSPAPSSSASSNSTSPYSCTLSPASPAGSDMDYWQSPPPDKNRYAPHLPIVRDCI, encoded by the coding sequence ATGTTCGTCAAATCTGAGACCTTGGAgttgaaggaggaagaggacgTGCTGGTGCTGCTCGGCTCGGCCTCCCCCGTCTCGGCGGCTCTGACCCCGCTGTCTTCCAGCGCCgacgaggaggaagaggaggagctgGGCGCGTCGGGCGGGGCGCGTCGGCAGCGTGGGGTCGGAGCCGGGGCCGGGGCGCGAGCTGGCTCGCCGGGAGGGGCCGAGGGCTGCCGGCCAGCGCGGCTGCTGGGTCTGGTGCACGAGTGCAAGCGGCGCCCCTCCAGGGCGCGGGCCGTTTCTCGCGGCGCCAAGACGGCCGAGACGGTGCAGCGTATCAAGAAGACCCGTAGATTGAAGGCCAACAACCGCGAGCGCAACCGCATGCACAACCTCAACGCGGCGCTGGACGCGCTGCGTGAGGTGCTCCCCACGTTCCCCGAGGACGCCAAGCTCACCAAGATCGAGACCCTGCGTTTCGCCCATAACTACATATGGGCGCTCACCGAGACGCTGCGCCTGGCTGACCActgcgggggcggcggcggcggcggcggcctgCCGGGGGCGCTCTTCTCCGAGGCCGTCTTGCTGAGCCCCGGAGGCTCTAGTGCCGCCCTGAGCAACAGCGGAGATAGCCCTTCGCCTGCCTCGACGTGGAGCTGCACGAACAGCCCCGCGCCGTCTTCCTCCGCCTCCTCCAACTCCACCTCGCCCTACAGCTGCACTTTATCTCCTGCCAGCCCGGCGGGTTCAGACATGGACTATTGGCAGTCCCCACCTCCCGACAAGAACCGCTACGCACCTCACCTGCCCATAGTCAGGGACTGTATCTAG